A window of Sebastes umbrosus isolate fSebUmb1 chromosome 6, fSebUmb1.pri, whole genome shotgun sequence genomic DNA:
TCGTGAGGTCACACAGAGATTTGTACGTATCCATACAAATACAGTAGACTTTGACAATGCTATATTCAAACTGTTAAAGAAATATGTAAAGGAATATAGAGTAGGGGAGCAGAGAGGAAATAGTTCTGTCAGTCACAGGCCAGTGGGGGGCTCCAAAAGCATATAAGATCAACAGTGGTACTTTATCCAAAACTCTAGTTTTTGTGTCAGTTGCTCACTCTGTGTAGCCTGGAAGTTATTTAGGGATACTCACTGGTAGTTGCATGTGTGCTTTGTAGTTGGAACTGGCTTGCAAGGAATACAACTACCAGTCAGTATCCATCTTCACCGAAGTCACAAACTCTCCctacatttatataataataaatacatttttttttttttttttttttaaagttatttttttgggggcattttccatttttattgagaggacagtggatagagtcttggaaaggggggagagagagagtggatgcggaaagggccactggctggattcgaacccgggccgccgcggtcaggaccaagccttgttacatgggcgcccgctctaccaactgagctaacccaggcgcccaataaatacatttaatagttCTATGTTTATCCTTTATCACATTGACTGTTCTGGACTGTATCTACATAGTGTCTGCTCCCTCATCTGCTTACCCCTGTCACTTTCTCATCAGCACCAGCTTCCTGACCACCAGCCGCAGACTGCTACAGTTCTCTTCGCCTACTGGGTCAGCAGTAGAGGCTTCAGAGGGACCCAGCAGCCCCCCCAGCCCCAGGGGCATGTCCAGCCAGAGCTCCAGCAACATCCCCAGCCCACTGGGGGCCTCCAGCAGGCCAGGGATCCAGATGTGGACCCTGGACACGGACCCCAGCACCAGCAGAGCAGCTACTCTCACATCAGTTCCTTCCCCATCCGCTCTGCAGGATAACTCTTCTCAGGACACACAATCATCAGGTAAAAAGTCTCCCccacttctgtgtgtgtgtgcacttaaTGGAAATATAGGCATCATGAAATGGGATATCATAAGTAAATTACTCCTGTATTTCTTCTTTGGTTGTAATCTCCTTGTCTTTCCTTGCAGCTCATGATACTGACTCTGTAATTATTGTAAATGAGCAAAAGGGTAAAAAGAAAGACGGCTCAAGGTTAGTATTTGTTTTCACTCACTGTTGTTATTTTGTTCCTGACATTGTTTCTTCACAAACTACATTTCACCGTAGTTAATAGTAATGCAATGTGTAATATGATCAAACGTTACAAATACAAGCATGGTCAAAGATGTAGACGTCTTAACTTTTCATGTTGGATGCTGTTACTTTAATTCTGaatttaaattgaatttattatttGGACACACCAGGTTAAAGGgtaattttggtatttttcaacctggatcgtattttcccatgtttttgtggcAAACTGACTTATAGAcaaacaatttttgaaattggtccagtattgagggataacgctgtaactGGCAGACTCGAAATGAGCTAAGTCGGCAAGAGAGCAGCGTtgcgttcactaaaagtgcttgtttttgccactgacaggctcagattgttatctGATTTTTTTGCCTTGTGTTGATCCAGCACCTGAAAAAACCTTTCGGATGTGCGTACTCCACAGCTTTTTTGTCCTATTAGTctgttaaacacaaaaacatgggaaaatggGGTCCAGgctgaaaaataccgaagttaccctttaagtctGTGACACTTGCTGGAGTAAAAACAATGACTTGTGTCATCAAAGCTTCGAGTCAACTCAAGTGTCTTATTTGTATACACAATAACTGATTTCTCTGTCTGTACAGTGTGCCATGTTTCCAAGCCGAGTTATGGATCAAAGAATTGTAAGTACACTctaatgtatttaattatatacTTGATCCATTATTCACTGATATTATGTTTGAACAGAGGAAAACATGTATCTTTTGTCACTGTAGGACTAGTATGTATGACTCCCGGGCGAGAGAAAGACGGAGACAGATTGAAGAGCAGGAGGCCCTGGCAGCCCAGCTGCTGCGACAGGTGAATGTGCAACACTGAAGCCTTCTTTCAGATTCAGTTTTATCGTATCCGCTGTTTCCCGACCTTTTATTATCCCACTAACCTGTGTCATGTTGTTACTGGTTCCCAGCGCCTGTCTGAAGAGGGGCAACGCAGCCCAGATGTGGAGGTCCACGTTCGAGTTCCTTTGGAGAAGGAGGTTCCTTTGACTCTTGTGATAGAGGAAACGAAGCCTTTGGAAGAGAAACCAGAATTCCCTGAACTCACAAAGGTGTGGTCATTGTGTCTTAATGAGTATGCAGGGTTTACCATGCTTAGAATTTACTTAGATGAACCAGCAATAGACTTGCTCTCACTTAGAAGATTATGTATTTCTGAATTtcttatttcctgttttttcaCATGGTGTCTCTTTCTGTTAAGGAAATGGAAGCTGAGGTGGACAGGGCACTGAGAGGAGGTAACCATGAAGTTTTAAGTGAAGGTTTTGGTCTCAGCCTCACACGCAAAGACCTGCAGACCCTCAGCAACCTCAACTGGCTCAATGATGAGGTGAGTACACATTATCCTCAAGGTcagatttgtgtgtgcatgatcAGCAGGCATTCATTTCACACCAGATGGACACACTCTTCATTTGTTTATGCATACATCGTAATATTCCAAAAGATACATGATTATATTCTGCATGCAATAATTGCTGCACAACTGAGCCATACAGTTGTGCTGGGGTTAATTGAAGCTCTCCCTCCTTAATCTCTCAGGTGATTAACTTTTACATGAACCTGCTGGTGGAGCGCAGCAAGGACCCCAAACTGCCATCAGCCAATACGTTCAACACGTTTTTCTACCCCAAGCTGCGAAGCAGCGGCTACTCTGCTGTCCGCCGCTGGACCAAAAAGATGGACATCTTTTCTAAAGACATCCTGCTGGTTCCTGTCCACTTGGGGGTGCACTGGTGCCTCTCTGTAAGTCACAATGAGCACAACTGCAAAGCCAGAAGTAACAATCTTGGGAattgtattgcaattttttcttATTGTGCAACTCTTTCTCTCAGGTGGTGGATTTCCGCAAAAAGGCCATAATGTACTTTGATTCCATGGGAGGAAACAATGATGAAGCATGCAGAATATTGTAGTAAGTTTCAGTTTCAGATATGTTTGCTTGTTGAATGGGATATGTATTTGGAGAGCTCAATGTAACTCCTGAAAATAGACTTTTATGAGCCATGAAAGTGTAAAGAAAGtaattcatttttgtttccCCAGTGACTACCTGCGACACGAAAGTAAGGACAAGAAGGGCAAAGAACTGGATACCTCAGGCTGGACTCTGCACAGCAAAAAGCGCCATGTAAGTCCTAAACACAGGAGAGTGGAGAGCATTAAGTAGTCTGTTTTCATTGTTGTGCCATGATGTGTCATCAAACGGAATGTGTTTAGGAATTTCGGGATAGGTTTCCATTATCAGCAGAAAGTTCCAGGTTGTAGTTCTTGTAGCAAGTAGTGCTGCATCCTTGTAAAACGTGTTCTGGTTCGTGCTGGACTGCAGCAGCATTGTTAATCAGTCTTAATATTCATGGTAtggttttgtttacatttcacaGTTATTTCATGGCATTTCATGCTCATGGTTAGCACCCAGGTGTCAGTAGCCATCAATACTATTCGCACCCAGGGCGGAATAGCCACTGTGGCTTACACCCAGGTGTATATAGCATGGCTGAGACAAGCAAACAATGCTATTTGTGCCAGACTTCGGCACAcattagatactgtatgtgtataagtactgtatgtatatttttcctaaacctaaccatgtagttttgttgtctaaaccagaaaataataacttaaaaaaaaacagaaaataaatcaactaaGTGAAAAGTAGGCTTCTCGGGGGATTTGAATCCTGGTCTTCAGGGTGTTAGTTCTGAGTTTGACCCATTCAGCCAGCAAGACCTACTCCTTGCATGtgctttgtcactctttatatcACTACTACTATAGCCGGATGTAAATAGCCAAATAGCTGCCGTGTGACTATTCACACCCGGGTGCAAATAGACACCttcctttatttcatttgcaccACCTTTTGTAGTCATGCAGTATTCACAGGAGTAGATTGCATCAGCTACATGTAAAACCCCCTCCAAGTTTTGTGTAAAGCCGTTACTACGTTCTTGGTAGCTAGTAGTGAGTTTGACAAATAACGGGGCTTGTGAAGAGGGGAAAGCCTCCCTCCACCACTACATAGAAAGGAAAAGCCTATAAATCATCCGCTGGCATACAGCCTACTTTGTTTCACTGGCACATCCATCAAGTGGCCAATATCGGGAAGCAGCACGTCTCCTAGCTTCAAAACGATGCACCTGTGGAAATAGTCTTAGTTCACTGGTTGCTGGTTGTATTTAAGGAGCAGCCCAGCCTGTAGGCTTATCTTGAATTCAGTAATTTATTGTTTCTCATTAAAAAGAACAGTATTATTGTGTTGCATTGTCTTACTGTGACTTTTCTTTTGCACATTCACAAGTGAGGCTAGATCATTGGAGCAGGGATACATATGAAATATCGAATGAagataaactatactatacattgtgttaattatattaataatgctATTGCATTGTCAAGAACAAAATGTCTCATGATGCTGGATGCTTGTCTTGGTAAACAAATGATACCAAAACATGGTAGAAAGTGAATTTTCAGATCAAACTCATTAGGGCTGCagataacaattattttcaatggcaattaatctgttgtttattttctcgagaaaatcgattagttgtttggtctatgaaatgccagaaaatggttaaaaaatattgatcactgcttcccaaagctcaagataacatcctcaaatgtcttgttttgtccacaagtcAAAGATTTTTAGtttgctgtcatagaggagttaagaaaccagaaaatattcacatttaatatattttatttaaatatatttcttgattgatttaatagttgacaactaaacgattgatcgttgcagctctaaaaaacTTAGCAGTTGGTATAGTAATTAGTTAATCATtgttatttataaaatatcCTGTCCAACTTATACAGATAATCATTTTGCATTGTTAAATGTCCAATAACGTGTTTATTCTTCCTTTGCTCTCAGGAAATCCCACAGCAGATGAATGGTAGCGACTGTGGAATGTTCACATGCAAATATGCAGATTACATTACCAAAGACAAGccaatcacattcacacaggtAATCACAAACAAAGATTTATCTGGTAAGCATCATGACGGTGGCCGAAAAATGTCTTACGTGacctctctttttcttcacaGAACCAAATGCCCTACTTCAGAAGAAGGATGGTTTGGGAGATAGTGAACCATAAACTGTTGTGATATCAGTGTGGTTGTGAACTTGTGTAGTCGGCTCGCGATGTTGGAAATACGAGTCGTAACGATGGCTGAGCTACGTTCAACAGCAGGATCCACTTCCAGTAGTCCTGTTCTGGGAAAGACTTGCACACCAGCTCATCAGATCAGGAACCAGCTCTACCGTCAATCAAGCTCTCAGCTGATGGGACGTCGCTGGAGCACCACGCACTGCCTCCCAGTCCTCTACTccactttgttgttttttggtgaAGCCATGGAGTATAGCAGCTGAAACACTGCGTGTTTTGTATTGCCCTTGTGCTGACTTTCAAACCATACTCTGAGCCGCAATGTTCAGTCTGATGCAGACATACGAAGTTTACATTTTTTCGACTTACAGGGAGATGAGCCGCATCGTTTTATAACGACAGTAATACATTTTGGTGTCGATATCAATGTTTGATACTCATGGTACGTTCAAAAGAAAATGGACTTTACCATAAAAACTGAAATTTGAATTGTCTTAAAaatctgtctctttgtgtttggACGAtgagacttgttttttttctccataataTGAACATTTCACCTAAAACaactatttttgtattttgtttgattaaaagGCACGAAGGTCTTGAAATATTGCCTCAGAGTatgatttaaaatgaaaatagaaagTTTTACCTTGCCACGTATTTGCAAGTGTACTGAAAGTCTTAGTTACACCATAAAACAGCAGGATAAAAACCTTGTTAGTCTTGATAAAAGATTGTAAATTAAGGTTCAAAGtctattttatgtatttcagaGTCTCTTTCTTTTACAGCAACTTTTGGGCATATTCAATATATTTTCAACTTTGTACATACTTAAAACATATACAGCCTCTTGAACAGTGTAATATACTTTTTCTTTACGTATTTCGTATCTATTTTTTATCTAGATTGAAGTCTGTTTTAGAAATACATGCTCATGTATTGTGACTGTTCTTTGTGTAATACCTCAAAATCAATTggatttgatataaaaaaaaaacaactgccaCATTTGATAATTTGATAAACATGAAAGAACCTGGACGTGTCTTGGCTTGTTTTATCTCAAACCTGCAAATGGTCCCACAAGAAGCACACAAaccactttgaaaaaaaattatttaaaaaatgacaagttCCAAATCAAACCAAGTTAAAAGTTTAATAGCTGTAGGGTTGTTTTTTCTATGAAGAAGACAAAGACCTGCATCAtggcacagacagacaaacatttAGAGAAGAAGACTGCACAGACATCTCTGAACATGAGTTACAAACTGACCCCATACGTGACGTGATGTATTCAATGACCTTCAGCTAAAAGATTTCTACTCGATCCGACATTAGCAGCAATAGTTCTTTAGACTCAATAACCCACCATTCAGCTTTTCTTCAATATTTTGGATTAGAAGTGATGGAATGACGATGGAACACAAATTTAAagatgtaaatatttcagagtAGTTTgatagaacaaaaaaaaatattttcaacattagcagtgcatgaaaaaaaaaaaaaaaaacaagcccacCAAATCTTCACTATCCCTTTCAGTGAAATCTAAGGCATTTCTGTGAAGTTTAATTTTCTcctggaaatgaactgtttcatggtttaaaaagaataaaaccgCATCAATtactcggcaagaaagcaaacgTAAAATGTAACCAGAACATAGAAGTTGCAGCTGGATGGAATGGTGAATTACATCAACATGACGTCCATGTAAACTAAAAGTTGGGTAGACAAGTGGGCAACACCTGCCTTCATTCATATAAAGCACACCTgccatatattttatttagagTTCCTACATTTTCATATTAACAACTACATTTTGGTATGAAATAGTTcccttttaatgcagcaattTTACTAACAATTAATGAACCAAAGATGAATGTGTCagtcagaaaacaaaaacaaaatctcaaCATATGAATAATGAAAGATGAAAGCTTCGTGAGCCAGAAGTGATATTGTGAGGTGATCCATTGTCATAATGTGAGGTGTCTCTTGGATATCTGTAGTATTGCATTTATAAggataataaattaattgcaTAGATCGTCAGACCTTGGGCGTGTTTTTTTCCGAACATTGGACGGAAGAGTTAAAGGATGTGGACACAGTACCAGCTGTGAACAGCCATGAGACCTACTGTAGTCGGTTATTGCCTGTGAACCTTGTACACAAACTGAATCTACATTTCTCTGGCAGGATGAGGTAAGTCAAGGTTTTTGAACATATATTTCTCTTACGTTGTTCCCAACTGCTTGAGGGCACAACTCTGTAACAATGCATCTGAACCTAGCACACATAATTCATCCACGATCAGGAGTCATGTTTGCAAAGTGCCAACATTTGTGACACGGACAGAACTgaaatatctgtaaaaaaaaaaacaaacacacaacaacattaaAGCCACTTTGACATCAACACTGAAACCAGAACGAGAAAAGTACgcaaacatacaaacaaatttcaaaaaaagttgcAAACATCTATTTCTCACTATTTGAAGCACACAACACActatcaaaaataaaaacaaaacttcttCGAAAAATAGGATCaatcttaaaaactgaattaaaaaaaaacaaactttaaataagaaatgtaaaaaaaacatgagggtgaaaaacagaaatgcaGAAGTAGATGCAAACACACAACGATGGCCAGTATTAAAGCATCTCTGTACTGGCCATAATAATCCATAATGATAGTGTTTTCTGAAGATATAACAGGACAGAGCCACGCTTTACCAGTTGATCTCCACGTCTATGTAATAACAACTTCATACTCTAATAACAACATCTAACTCTTGCTtcggaaaatacatttttttgggaTGTTGTGGAGATTCAGCTTCCCCGTCTATAAAGGAATCACAAGAGGAAAACACAGCAATATTGCTATGCTCAGACATTTTggtataatattgttattaaaataactgAAGCATTACTACACTGATAAAAGGAAATCAAAAGAAAgcctaaatacatttaaatctcTTATTTACAGGCAGCTCTGTGTGAGATGTGATCTCTGTTAAGCAACTTTGGGTTTCATCAAGTGGAGCAGCTCAACGTGAACTTTCTGATAATAATCTCTGGAATGctttaaatctatttttgcTCTTTTGAAGAAATCTTCTCCGTGAAATCATCTCTAAATTTTCTTTGTAATCTTCTGATTGTCTGAAGCTTTGTCGAGATTGTTGGAACTATAAATTAGAGTCAAGTGCCAAAAAAAAGCGATCAGGTAGGTTTAATACCTGATAAACTTGCCGCCACTTCGAGAGACGCTAATCCAAATCAGCACCATATCTGTCTACAATATGAGTCAACAGCTTTTtgaatgacttttttctttttctttttgagcCCTGTATTCAAATATTTGCACCAATCAATCAAACTAGGAAACATGAAGCTAGAAACACACCAAAACTAAGAattatgtacaaaaaaaggcaGGTTCAAAGCCTGAAagtatcagacaaaaaaaagtgaagtaaAATCAGCATCTCTTACAAAACGGTGAAAACATAACTCAAAATAAAACATGGTgttgaaatgttattttcctgCTTTCATTCTAGCTCCCCGGAGTagtattagaaaaaaaataacgtCCAAAAAACGTTTTAAACGTAtgtagtgtgtgtctgtgtgtgactgttATCAAAATAGACGCTCCCTGTTCCGTTCTTCCGTTTCCCATTGCCTGCCATCCTCCAGCCTTGGTTTGTTTTGGAGTACAagagtttgttttaaaatatgaGTTTGtagaaaatatcttttttttttttgtcctttctgtgtAACAGTCCATGTTCCTCCCGAGTGTCTGGTGCCTTACGTGCAGAGTCGCTGTGCCGAGTTTCAGCACTTGGGGCCCCTTGAGAGTCGCTCCGGCTCCAGAGGAAGATCTGATGCAAGGTGACAAATAAAATTAGAAACAAGAGCTACTGCTGCACCAGTAACATTGTAGCAAGGcaaaaaatatatgcaaatacagagacacaaaacgcaGACCAAAACCCACCTCTGCCACCTCTTCACTTGTTATGCTGGTAGGTGTAGGTTGTGTGTTCTGTGGGTGTCTCTATGGCAACGGGTGGTTGAACGGCACTTTCCTGAGAGGGAGGCAGCGAAGATTAAATCCATGAGAGATTGTTTCACATAACATTTTAACTGTtctagtgagagagagaaaacaaagggCCATTACCTCAACTGAGATGTTGGCAGCAGGCACTTGGGTGTACTGGGGGATGTAGGTCCCCTGCATAGATGTGTTTGCAGGCATGTACTGCAGAAGGACGGAGATGATACGTTCATTAGACACGACAGCTACAATAACACTGTCAAATAAAGCTGCACTAGACAAGATTTATATGTGAGATTATCTTTATCAGCCTAAATAACAAAGCGGAGCTGCAGCTCAAGAAGTACATCCCATCCGATTCTTACTCTGATTTATCAAATTCGCCCAAATAAAAGTCAAGGGATCTCCATCATAAGGACTCGGAAGATCGGATGAACACTCTGGGAAAGATGAGATCATCGCTTCTCTCATTTCCTTGGTGCCGTATTGTATAACACAAGACTGGTCAAGTTGCCTTGTGCATCTTTAACTGCTAAACATCGATAGAGTCCTGCAGGAATGACTCCAAAAACCCGTAAATGAGTAAGCATTTTTATCATTTCCAGTTCCcacgtctggaagtcagtgggttttttgaatgggtttttagttagatgcctgaaataaggtctgtggttaacacaagcctAAGagtttttaacgttttgttctaaaatgtcagtaaatatgCCATTTTGAAGTTTTTACGTGTGTCAAAAAGGCAGCTGAATCACGCCGacttgtccgcctttacagcctcgttgtgtatactcacgctcatgcgactgtggtgtagtttgtttatagcctaatgttatctttttacttctgacgattgcatttacacttaaaaaatcctaaaaaattatgttcatttgtgaagattatcttgctgaacaaaacgtgtaagtatcataaacgtttgtttgccagagagcttattttctgcaataatccaaaacccgatGGAAAactcccattggctttttgtcgagggagcccgtgcgattctaacttcctttttggcctacaaaaatacatcatccatGCAACACTCTATGATAGCTGAATGCTGAATATGCTGCTCTCTACTGACTGTGCCACTGCTGCCCATGGAGAGGTGGCTGAGCTGCTGCGTCAGGGGCCCCATCATGGAGGTCGGCTGGATGGACATGGTGTGGTCCATTCCTGGCGTCAGGACTGCCCcctattaaaataaacaaaaacatacagcgGTGTTAGCAGTTGCCAGAGTCAGATAGACAGAATGTGAAGGCAGCAGAAACAGGATGGAGGGCCAACAGCTTTCAGATTCAAGATGCTCACCGTGGGCGGCATTATGTATGACTGATGATGTAGCCAGGATGGGTTGTGT
This region includes:
- the si:dkey-21c19.3 gene encoding sentrin-specific protease 1, with product MLNKIYEWIETSFANLRNGVPPPAAAAAEEEEEDAHRAAQGDGPISRKRPIECLEDGHNIHQDGSIIKKSRMGDLIDTVKVAAEGVKSHSSSVATWMRNNVTPTLRNILPASPGPPPGEPPPQPSTSAAVWAGMPVIERNCLDETFAAPSTTLEWKTSKTEWLRNEKTVMGSKVCRRQVCMSPTHREVPKTNGHSVNLPPSITPKLHPSPRLGRPLNLRPCGTPSFSGVASSSCTSMYEKTFPIKVVQSPTHSSSSGRMHNVRPRCTAQQSVCEEEKEAYRQLLTMVSGGQSSFLHNGSSHAIVRSHRDFTSFLTTSRRLLQFSSPTGSAVEASEGPSSPPSPRGMSSQSSSNIPSPLGASSRPGIQMWTLDTDPSTSRAATLTSVPSPSALQDNSSQDTQSSAHDTDSVIIVNEQKGKKKDGSSVPCFQAELWIKELTSMYDSRARERRRQIEEQEALAAQLLRQRLSEEGQRSPDVEVHVRVPLEKEVPLTLVIEETKPLEEKPEFPELTKEMEAEVDRALRGGNHEVLSEGFGLSLTRKDLQTLSNLNWLNDEVINFYMNLLVERSKDPKLPSANTFNTFFYPKLRSSGYSAVRRWTKKMDIFSKDILLVPVHLGVHWCLSVVDFRKKAIMYFDSMGGNNDEACRILYDYLRHESKDKKGKELDTSGWTLHSKKRHEIPQQMNGSDCGMFTCKYADYITKDKPITFTQNQMPYFRRRMVWEIVNHKLL